The Phycisphaeraceae bacterium genome segment CGTTGCTTGGCGTGGCCGGCCTTGTGACACGACGCCGTCGGCGTTCGTGACGCGCGTCATCGCATCAAGGCCAGGAACGATCCAACCCCGCCTCATGGGCGGGGTTTTTCGTCCGATCTCAGGCCGCCGCTATGCCTTGACCGTCTGTCGGCTCGCTTCCTTCTCCGCGCGGCGGCGTTTCAGCTCCGCGTCGATGAATCCTTCGATCTCGCCGTCCAGCACCGATTGGGGGTTGCCGACTTCGTAGCCGGTGCGGTGATCCTTCACGCGGTTGTCGTAGATGACGTAGGAGCGGATCTGTGTCCCCCAGCCGCGATCCACCTTGCCGCCAGTGGCTTCGTTCAGTTCCGCGGCCCGCTTCTCCTCCTCGATCTGTTCAAGCTTGGCCTGCAGAATCGAGAGGGCCTGCTTCTTGTTCTGCGGCTGATCGCGGTACGTGGACGAAACGATCATGATGCCCGTGGGCTTGTGGACCACGCGGATCGCCGACGCCACCTTGTTGACGTTCTGCCCGCCCGGTCCGCTGGCGCGGACGAAGGGCGTGATCTCCACCTCGTTCATGTCGATCTCGACGTTCATCTCGTCGAACTCGGGCGTCACATCCACCGTGGCGAAACTGGTCTGCCGCTTGCCCTGAGCGTTGAACGGACTGACGCGGGCCAGCCGGTGCGTGCCGCGCTCGCAGGACATGTAGCCGAAGGCGTAAGGCCCCTTGACGAGGTACGTCACCTCGCTGATGCCCGTCTCGGTTCCGGGGTTGCGGTTGATCTCCTCGACCTTCCAGCCCATCTTGGCCCAGTAGTACAGGTACATGCGATCGAGCATCGCAGCCCAGTCATCCGCCTCGGTGCCGCCGTCGCCCGCCTGGATGGAGACGAAGCAGTTGCGATGGTCGTGCTTGCCCGAGAGCAGCGACTGCAACTCGACTTTCTCCATCTGGGTCTGGAGCTGGAAAAGGGTCTCATCCGCCTCGGCGAGCAGGTCGGCATCCTCGGCCTCGCGGGCCAGTTCGTAGCCGACCTTGACATCGTCGAACTGGCGGATGATCTCCTCCAGCCCCTCGGTCTGGGCCTTCAGCGTCTTGAACTCGGCGATGACCTTCTGCGCCTGGACGGGGTTGTTCCAGAAGTCGGCGCCGTTCATGCGCTCCTGGAGCGCGGCCCGATCCTTCAGTCGTTGATCGTAGTTAAAGAGAGTCGCGGATGGTCAAGATCCGCGCCTCGAGATCCTCGATGGCCGCCTTGTGGTTCTCGTAATGCATGGCACACGGTAGCGCGGGGGCGTGCTAAAGCAACTTGGCCGTCACCTGCGCCAACCTGGCGCCCACCGCCTCCAGCCCCTGCCGAAGCCGGTCATCCGTCATGCGGCCCTCGGCGTCGAAGACCTTGTCCACGCCTGACGCGGCCCGCTGGTCAGGGATCACCAGCACGCCGATGTTGCCGAGAATCTCGCGCACGTGGCGCAGCACGCGCAGCCCGCCCAACGCGCCGCCCGACGCCGCCACCAGACCGGCGGTGCGGCCATGCCAGTACTGCAGGTTCCCCCGGCCGTCCGGGCCGCGGGTGGTCCAGTCGATGGTGTTCTTGAGCAGGGGGGTGATGGAGCTGTTGTACTCCGGGCAGGCGATCAAGTAGCCGTGATGCGTCGCCATCACCTCCTGCAATCGCTTCGTGCCCTCCGGCAGCCGGTGAATCGCCTCCCAGTCGGCGTCGTAGAGGGGCATGGGGTAGTCGGCCAGATTGATGACCATCACTTCCGCCCCAGCGGCGCGCGCACCACTTGCGGCGATCTCCAGCACCTTGCGGTTCCATGAGTCCTTGCGGACGCTTCCGGCGAAGGCGAGAATCCGAGGGGCGGGCATGTGAAGGTCCTCTCTGGTGCGGCGCGGCAACAGCACCCGCGCGGGTAGAACTTCGATTCCAGCGGACTGCCGACGTTTCGCGCCGTCGTCGCAGTGAACCGGATCGAGGGTATGCTACCGGACCATGAGCACCATCGCGCGGGGTTCGGTGTTGTCGGATCGCGTCGCCGCCCTCAAGCCGTCGTCCACCTTGGCGGTGAGCGCCCGCGTCAACGCCCTGAAGGCGCAGGGCGTGGACGTGATCGGCTTCGGCGCGGGCGAGCCGGACTTCGACACGCCCGCCAACATCAAGCAGGCCGCCATTGACGCCCTGCTCGCAGGCAAGACTCGCTACACCCCCACGCCGGGACCGATGGAGGCGCGGCAGGCCATCGCCGCCAAACTCACGCGCGAGAACGGCATCGACTGCAAGCCCGAGCACATCATCATCACCGTCGGCGCCAAGCACGCCATGTACATGGCCATGCAGGCGCTCGTCAACCCGGGGGATGAAGTCATCATCCTCACTCCCGCGTGGGTGAGTTACCGACCGATGATTGAACTGGCCGGCGGCGTGCCCGTGGAGGTGCCGGGCGCCATCGAGCGCGGCTTCAAGGTGACGCCGGAGCAGATTGACGCCGCCATCACGCCCGCCACCGTGGCGATCGTCATCAACAGCCCGTCCAACCCATGCGGCATCGCCTACACGCCGGGTGAACTTCGCGCCATCGCCGCCGTGCTGGAACGGCACCCACATGTCACCATCATCACCGACGAGATCTACGAGCGGCTTCGCTACGACGGGGAGCGGCACTTGTCGCTTGGCTCGCTCTCCGCGCTGACCGATCGCGTGGTGACCATCAACGGGCTGAGCAAGGCCTACGCCATGACCGGCTGGCGTATCGGCTACCTGTGTGCCCCGGGGCAGGGCGGGCGGCTCATCAAGGCCGTCTCATCCTTGCAGGACCAGTTGACGAGCAACATCACCTCGTTCTCCTACGCGGCGGTGGTGGAGGCGCTCACCAACGGCGATGCGGCCGTGATCGCCATGCGCGACGCCTTCGCCAGGCGCGCGGCGCTGATGCACGACCAGGTCGCCGCCATGCCCATGCTGCGCTGCCCGAAGCCGACCGGGGCGTTCTACGTCTTCCCCGACGTGCGGGCGTATCTGGGCCGCGTCAGTCCCGCAGGCAGGCGGCTTGAATCGGCCTGCGACTTCGCCGAAGCCCTGCTCGAGGAAGCCCGCGTGGCCGTGGTGCCCGGCGAGGATTTCGGACGCTGCGCCGGAACCCACGTGCGCCTGAGCTTCGCCTGCGGCGAGAGCCAGATTCGCGAAGGATGCGGCCGGATTCGGGGCTGGCTGGAGCGGTTTCAATAGGATCGATCGCAAATCGCATCCATGCCACGGACAAGCCCGGTCACTTCGTTCCGAAGCGCTCTGAAGCCCACCCGGTCGACCAGCATCACCGAGATCCGGTACCGCCGCGAGCCAACCGCCATTCCGACCAGAACGCACTAGAATAGCGTTGCCGCGCTGGTTCTCGACCGGAGCGGCCACCACCGCCATGCCCACCACCCCATCCCAGCCCGCCGCTCCATCCACCACCACCTACAAACTGCCCTTTGAGCAGCCGGTGGTTGAACTCGAAAAGCAGATCGACCTGCTCGCCGCCAAGGGGGCGGACACACCGGCCGAGAAGCTCGACGCCCTGCGGGCGGATCGGGAGCGGCTGCTGGCCAACCTGTACCGCGATCTGTCCGCGTGGGACACGGTATTGGTGGCCCGCCATCCCAACCGGCCGCAGACTTCGGACTACATCGAGCGCCTCTGCCGCGACTTCGCCGAGCTGCACGGCGATCGGCGGTTCGGCGATGACCCGGCCATCATCACCGGACTGGCCCGCATCGGGTCGCACAAGGTGATGCTCATCGGCCAGCAGAAGGGCAAGACCACGCAGGAGCGCATGGCCTGCCACTTCGGCTGCGCCCACCCGGAGGGCTATCGCAAGGCCCTGCTGAAGATGCGGATGGCCGAGAAGTTCGGGCTGCCGATCGTGACGTTCATCGACACCCCGGGGGCCTACCCCGGTCTTGGGTCGGAGACGCGCGGCGTGGCCGAGGCCATCGCCGTCAACCTGCGAGAGATGGCCCGGCTTCGCACGCCGATCATCTGCATCGTGATCGGCGAGGGCGGCTCGGGCGGGGCCCTGGGCATCGGCGTGGGCGATCGCATCGCCATGCTCGAACACGCGTGGTATTCCGTCATCAGCCCGGAAGGGTGCGCGGCGATCCTGTGGAAGGAAACCAACGAGAAGACCAAGTACGCCGCGGCGGAGGCGCTGAATCTCACCGCCCGCGACAACCTGCGCAACGGCATCATCGACGCCATCATCCCCGAACCGCTGGGCGGGGCGCACCGTGACCCGGCGGGCGCGGCGGCCAACCTGCAGACGTGGATCATCGAGCAGATCCGCGACCTGAAGCGCTTCAAGCCCGAGACGCTGGTGAAGCGGCGCTACGAACGCTTCCGGTCACTGGGGGCGGTGGCGTATGCGGCGAGCGAAGCATGAGCCGTCGGCGGGGATTCCTCGCGGCCCGTCGAACAGGCCAGTCAGCATCGTGAGCGGTTGGTTCCCGCCACTGCCGCATGGAGTCCTGTTCCTGCACGAATCACCAAGTTCCCGTATCCTAGAATCCGTGCCCGCGTTGCCGACGCCTTTGGCCCACTGTTTCTCGGCTTTCCGGAATCCCTCGCCCCATGCCCAACATCACCCGCCCCATCGCGTCCGGCGCCGCCGCGGCGGCCAACAAGACGAAGATCCTGCTGGTGCGGCAGCCGGTGAAGTCGGTGCGCAAGCAGGATGAGCGAGACCCGCGCCCGATGCGGATGGCGATCGGCATCGTGGCGGCGGTGGGGGCGGTCGGCGCGGTGTGGATGCTGGGATACCTTGGGTTCCGACTGGGGTTTGCAGCGATCATGGGTGTGCCCGAACTGCTGGGTGAGCCGGGTTCGGGGCTGGCGACGGGGGCGCTGATGCTGATGACTGCGCCATTGCGGGTGTTCGAGGTGGGCATCGAGCAGCCGATGTGGCTGATGGTGGGGTTCGCGCTCATCGCGATTCCCGGCGGGGCCTTGGCGGGGGCCAAGCCCATCACGCCGGGCGGGCCGAAGCCGTCCAACCTGTTCGTGACGCTGTCGTGGACGGGCGCCATCGGCTGCGCCCTGGTGGCCGTCGGATTGGTCGCCTACGTCTCGTCACCCTGGCGGATGGGGCTGCTCACCCCGCTGGCAAGCGACCTGACGGACGTGCGAAGGTGGCTGAACGGCCTGATGATCGCCGCCGGACTGGATGGGCTGGCGCTGGTCGCCTCGGTGATGTGGCTGGTGCTGGCCTTGCGGCTTTCGACACCACTTTGGATGCGGGCCCTGTCGATCTCGCTGGCTGCTCTGGCGGTTGCGGTGGTCGCGCTGGCGATGTCCATCAGCAACGCCGCAGTGGTCCACCTGCGCATGGAACGCTCGGCGTGGATTGTGCGAGGCGGCGAGAGTGACGTCGTCGAGCGGGTGCTCGTGGGCTACACGCGGCGGCATGCGGTGCTGATGGAGACCGATGGTGGCCGGGTGCGCTTCGAGATGGTGGATGTGCCGTCGACGTACAGGGTCGCTCCGGGTGGATCAATCGCGGAAGCGATGCTGGCGGGGGTGCCGGTGGTGGAGCCGCAGTGAACCGCGATCGATCATCAACGAGCCGCACTCGTCCGGAAGCGGTCGGGGCGTCCTCCGCTCCCTGACGGTCGCGACTCGCGTCGCTTGTCGCGTTCATACGCCGCCGCGCCCGTGGTTTCGCCCGTAGCGCCGGATCGCCTCCACGACCACCTTGTGCGCCTGGTAGGGCCTGGCGATCATCGACCAGAAGGCGTCGTAGGTGTCGCTGCCCGCGGTGGCGAACCCGATGCTGCCCAGCCCGCACACCCGCTCGCGCATGCTGATGAACACGCTGGTGTGCTGGATGCTCGACAGCGGCGCCTCGAATATGGCCACGCGGATCACGCCCATGCGCCGGATCAGCCGCCGATCCGTCAGTACGTACAGGCGGTTCCACCACTCGAAGGTCTGCCACACCAGCCGCAGCACGATGGCCAGGGCGCCAAGCGTGAAGGCGTGTGCGTCGGCCCAGGGAATCCACGTGATCTTGGTCAGGTAGGCCCCCAGCATCATCACGATCAGGATGCCCGCCACCGCGCCCAGCGAGGAGAGCGGCACGAACAGGATGCTGGGACGCAGGAGCAGCAGAATGATCTCGTCGCCGCTGACCAGATCGGCGACGGCGGCCTCGGCGGGACGACCGAACACCGCCTCGCCGCCGTTTACGCCGGCGTTCGCCACCCGCGGCGATTGACGCGGATCGCCCGGCGTCACGGCGCCGAGGTGGCCGGAATCGTCGCCGACCCTGTCTCGCTGGTCGTGCCGGTTCGTCATCCCATCGCCTCGCGCTTGAGCGTTCCGATCTCGGGCAGATTCCTGTAGTAATCGTCGTAATCCAGCCCATACCCCACCACGAACACATCGGGAATGTCGAATCCCACGTACTCGCAGGGCGTCTCCAGCGCCGAAGGGATCTGCTTGCGAAGCAGCACGCACGTTCGAATCGAGAGCGGCGAACGGGCGGCGATCTCATCCCGCAGCAGCCGGATGGTCCTGCCGGAGTCGAGAATATCATCCACGATCAGCACGTGCCGCCCATCCAGCACGCGCGACACCTCGCCGCGGATCACCGGACCGCGCGTGGTAGTGCTGCGACCGGGGTAGCTGCTGACCGTGATGAGCGACATCCGCACGCGCAGGGGCAGTTCCCGGATCAGGTCGGCGACGAAAATGATGCTGCCCTTGAGCACTGGCACGATGACCAGCCCGCCGGCGTTCGACGCCGTCCGCAGGTCGGCGGTGATCTGCGCGCCCAGTTCCCGCACCCGCGCCGCGATGGCGTCACGCGTGATCAGAATCTGGTCGAGGTCTTCGCGCACGGAAGGAGTGTACCGCGGTCCTGACTCGGGAGAGGGAATCTGCGGAGAACATGCCGCCGGGTCACAGCCGCCGGATGACCGCATCGGCGAATCCGCGCGTATCGAGCACGCCGCCCAGGTCGCGGGTCTTCTCGCCCGCCACCAGCGCGGCGTTGTACGCCTGCCTGATGCGGGCGGCGATGGCGGTGAACTCGGGCAGCCCGCGCGTCTCGCCAACGTGGTTGAGCATCATCACCGCGCTCATGAGCAGGGCCAGCGGGTTGGCCACGCCCTTGCCTGCGATGTCGGGCGCCGAGCCATGCACGGCCTCGAAGACCGCCTGCCGATCGCCGTAGTTCGCCCCCGGCGTCACGCCCAGACCGCCCACCAGCCCGGCGCAGAGATCGGACAACACGTCGCCGTACAGGTTCTCGCACAGGATGACGTCGAAGCGCGACGGTTCCTGCACGAGCCGCATGCAGCCCGCGTCGATGATGACCTCCTCGTAGGCGATGGAGGCGCCGGATCGTGCGTGCTCCTCGCGGGCGCAGCGGATGAACAGCCCATCCGACAGCTTCATGATGTTGGCCTTGTGGAAGACGGTGATCTTCTTCCGTCCGCGCGTGACCGCATAGTGAATCGCGAAGCGGGCGATGCGGCGGCAGGCCTCCTCGGTGGCGACCTTCAGCGACGTAACGACGCCCGGCGTGATCACGTTCTCGATGCCGGAATACAGCCCCTCGGTGTTCTCCCGAATGACGACCAGATCGACGCCGGAGAAGCGCGTGGGCACCCCATCCATCGATCGCACGGGCCGCACCGCCGCGTACAGGTTGAGCTGCTTGCGAAGGGCCACGTTGACGGATGAGAATCCGCCGCCCACGGGCGTGGTGCAGGGGCCCTTGAGCGCCACGCCGTGCTTCAGGATCGCGTCCGTAGTGGATGCGGGCAGGACATCCTTCTCGCCCGCCTCAATGGCCGCCACGCCGGCGCGGCGTTCGACCCACTCGATGGGCGTTCCCGCGGCCTTGAGCACGCGCTGCACCGCCTCGGTGACTTCGGGACCGATTCCATCGCCGGGGATGACCACCACCGTCTGAGGCATGTTGACTCCGTTCGCAGGGGTTGCTCGAAGGATAGACGCTTGGTTCAACCGGACGATCGGGGGACGCCCTTTCACCATCGTTCGCGAGCCGTTGCACCATGTTCCTGCTGGCGATGAAGGGCAGACGGCCTGCCTGATCGGCAACTGGCGATTCCGGCTTCGCGTACTCACGAACGGACCGATGACGGGGAAGCACGCCGTCCTGTCCGGCAATCCCGGCACGTGTCACATCGGTTCGGAAAGGCGAGTCATGAGCGACATCACCCAACCCTGGCTCCTCTGGCTCAAAGGCGCCCTGTTCGTCGTGGTGGGCGTTGCGGCAGGCGTGTACGTGCTGGCCGCGCTGCCCCGATGGGACATTGCCCTGTGCCTGGGGATCGCCATCTGGGCCTTCGCGCGGGCCTACTACTTCGCGTTCTACGTGATCGAGAAGTACATCGACCCCTCGTTCCGTTTCGCGGGGCTGTGGTCGGTCATCCGCTACGCGCTGGGGCGTGGTCGCGGGGGTTCTGGTCACGCGCGAGAGACGGCGCGGTAGGATGGCAGCGTTGGTGGGGATTGAAGCGGGTTGCAACATGCTCAAACAGTTGATCGGACGTTGTGCGGCGTTTCTGCTTCTCGGCGTGATCACCACCATCGTCGTCACCTGGACGTTCGCCGCCCTGCGCGCTGTGAGAACCATTGAGCGGAACGAGCAGGGTTCGTTCGTCATTTGGGATCGCCCGTGGAACATCGTTCAGGAGCGTCAGTTTGGGATGCACGATGTCTGGTGGTACGACCTGCATGACGAGATTCCCCGCACGACGCCGCCAGAGCAGGTCGTGGCCGAGGCGAACGAGGAGCGGGAACAGCGGCGCGCGTCGGGTGGTTTAATGCCTTCCGGTCGGCCTGTCGAGGCGTTGGAGTCCGTTCCAATGTGGGGCACGTTCGGTCGGTCGCCGCTGCCCCCGGATGAGGTCATGGGTGGAGATGTCGCTTTCGGTTTTCCGCTGCCCGCCGCATGGATGACCGTCACCTGCGACGTGCAGGGAAACATGGTTCTCAACCCGCGTCTGGAGGGCGCCGGGCTGGTTCACGGGAATCTCAGCGCACGGGGGAACGAGTTCGTCGCGCTGCCGTATCGGCCGATCGTGTGGGGCATCGCATTCAACACGCTGTTCTACGGGCTGGCGTGGTGGGGCTTCGTTCGACTCGTCGTCGTTGCACGTCGCAGCCACCGCTTCAGACGCGGGTTGTGTCCTGAGTGCAGGTATGACCTTCGAGGCCATCGAGTCGCCGATTCGTTCGACGCCCCCGAGCGGCCGGGATGTCCCGAGTGTGGATGGAACCGCGCGGTGATGCCTGCACGAACAGACGCTGGGCGCGCGGAATGAAAGCGGCCTCCACGCGCGGCGAGCGCGATTGGAGGCCATCCGCTTCATCCCGGTCCATTGGTGGACGCGACGCCTCTCGCGGAGCGTTGAGGCCCTGTCCGGCTTACTTCTTCCGCTTCAGCGTGCCGGTGCCGAACTTGATCCACTGGCCGTCATCGCCTTGAGCGTAGGAAGTCAGCGTTCGCAGGTCGTTGTTCTTCATCTCGATGACGTCGCGGTACTTGGCGGTCTTGCCGGGGTCCATCATGTTGGGGCCTTCGGCTTCGAGGGTGAGGATCGTGCCGGTGGGGTCCATCGTGCCTTCGTAGACCCACAGGATGTCGGTGATGGAGTCCACCCAAGTGCCGATGTACTTGCCCTTCTCCGGGCTGTAGCCAAGCGTCATCACCGCCTTGATGGTTCCCATCGGGGTATCGGTGCTGATGTCGCAGATGATCCAGCGTCCTCCGAGTGAACGCACGCTGTCGGTGCCGGTGGCCTTCATGGGCGGCTGGTCGGGGCCGGTGAGCATCTCGCTCTCTGAGGTCCATTCGCCGACCATCTTCTGGAGCCACTCGTGCTCCTTCTGCGGCGGGGGGAGATCGGGCATGTCCTCCATGCCTGGTGGGGGTTGAGCGGGGGGATCCTGCGATGAGATCGCCGCCATGCCCGCCGTCAGACCCAGTGTCAGGAGACCTGCGACGATCATGCTCTTCTTCATGATGATCTCTCCGTATGAAATGGCGATATGGTTGGGTGTGATACAACGGGAATATCGCTTGCCGTACGACTGGTGCGTATCGGCGTGGCGCTCATCCCGCGGCCTTGACCTCATCGTACACGGCCTGCAGGTTGGCTCCGAGCCGCCCGCCTCCGTACGAGGCGAACTCGTCGATGGCGATGTTCCGCACGTCTTCGCGCGATACGCCGTCCTTGATGGCCTGGCGGGCGGTTTCCTCCAGCCGCTCGAAATAGTGAATCTGGCTCTGGATGCCGGCGAGGTCGGTGATTTCCCCGTGGCCGGGAACGACGATGGTCTTCTCATCGCAGAGTCGGATGGCGGCGCGCAGGCAGTCGCGCCAGCCGCGTGAGTTCGATCCCGCACCCACATCCATGAAAGGATGCACCCGATGAAAGAGCAGGTCGCCCATGTGGACCATGTTGTGCTCGGGGAAGTGGATGATGGAGTCGTTGTCGGTGTGGCCGGGGGTGATGTGACGCATGGTCAGCCGGTGCCTGCCTCGCTCGACGAGGTGCTCTTTCTCGTACGATTCGTCCGCGGCGAAATGGTCGAGGGAGAGTTCCTCGGCCTGCTTCACGAGACGTTCGGCGGCGGCTTCATCGCCGTTCTGCCTGGCCTGCGAGGCCATCTGGCGAAGGGTGTTCCTGATCCAGCCGTCAATGGTGTCCTGAAGCCGGGGCCTGATGTTGGCGTGACCCACGATCGACGCCTGTTCATGGAAGGCGTAGTTGCCGCCCACGTGATCGCCGTGGTGGTGGGTGTTGATGACGATGGCGGGCGGCTCGCCCAGCAGTTCCTTCACGTGGGCATGAAGGTTCGTCACGACCTGCGGGAGCTTGGTGTCGATGAGGATGCCGCCTTCGCCGGTCCTGATGACCAGCGAGTTGCCCCCGCCCCCCAGGATGGCATGCATGCCCTCACGGACCTGCTTCACATCCAGTCCCTGGGGGGCGGGCTGAGCCGTCCATGTTCCGCCGCGGACGAACCGGGGCAATGCCGCCGCAGAGCCGGCGGCCAGTGACCAGGCGACGAATCGACGACGGGTGAGCATGACAGGTCTCTCCGGCTGAATCTGGTTGATGCGTTGAAGGTGGATCATGCTATCCGGCGGGTCCGGCGGGGGGTAATCGAGCGGGCAGATGACGAGAGATTCACGGTTGCTCGCGGTCTGACCGGCTGGCCGACTTTCGCTCATCGGCACTCTGCTTTACACTGTGCCGCTCGAGGAGTGCTCCAATGTCCCGAGCGTTGAACATCGCTCTGATCGGCTCGAAGTTCATGGGTCGCGCCCATTCGAATGCGTGGGGGGCGGTGAATCGGTTCTTTGATCTGCCTCGCCAGGCGGTTCTGCACACGGTCTGCGCCCGCAACGGCGCCGACACCGAGGCCTTCGCGCGCAGGTGGGGGTGGTCGAACTGGACGACGGACTTCCACGCCCTGCTGCGGGACAAGGACATTCACCTGATTGACATCGGCACGCCCAATCACGTGCATCGGGAGCAGGCCTACGCCGCGCTCGAGGCCGGCAAGCACGTCTGCTGTGAGAAGCCGCTGGCTGGCACGTTGGATGATGCGCGGGCCATGCGCGACATGGCGCTGCGCTGCCGTCGCCACGGACAGCAGACCTTCGTGTGGTTCAACTACCGGCGATGTCCGGCGACCGCGTTGGCGCATCAGCTGGTGGCGGAAGGTCGCCTGGGTCGGATCTTCCACGTCCGGGCCTGCTACCTGCAGGATTGGGGCGGACCCGACACGCCACTCCTCTGGCGGTTCCAGTCCAAACTGGCCGGCTCCGGGGCGCACGGCGACCTGAACGCGCACATCATCGACCTGGCCCGCTTCATCACCGGCGACGAGATTATCGAAGTGGTCGGGGCCATCGAGGAGACATTCATCAGGCAGCGCGACATCGTTGAATCCGCGGGCGGCGAGATCTCCGGCAAGGGCGCGGCAAAATCGAAGGCAAGGAAGGGCCGATCGGACGTGGACGACGCGGTGCTGTTTCTCACGCGATTCAAGAACGGCGCGGTGGGGTCGTTCGAAGCCACGCGCCTGGCCACCGGCAACCAGAACCGCAACACCATCGAGGTGAACGGGGAGAAGGGGTCGATCCGGTTCGACTTCGAGCGCATGAACGAACTGGAATGGTGGGACAACACGCTGGAGCCGCGGGTGCGCGGATGGAGCCGCATCATGTGCACCACCGGCGGCGCCCACCCCTATGCCGAGGCATACTGGCCCCCCGCGCACCTGATCGGCTACGAACACTG includes the following:
- a CDS encoding DUF1579 domain-containing protein, with the protein product MEDMPDLPPPQKEHEWLQKMVGEWTSESEMLTGPDQPPMKATGTDSVRSLGGRWIICDISTDTPMGTIKAVMTLGYSPEKGKYIGTWVDSITDILWVYEGTMDPTGTILTLEAEGPNMMDPGKTAKYRDVIEMKNNDLRTLTSYAQGDDGQWIKFGTGTLKRKK
- a CDS encoding acetyl-CoA carboxylase carboxyltransferase subunit alpha, whose amino-acid sequence is MPTTPSQPAAPSTTTYKLPFEQPVVELEKQIDLLAAKGADTPAEKLDALRADRERLLANLYRDLSAWDTVLVARHPNRPQTSDYIERLCRDFAELHGDRRFGDDPAIITGLARIGSHKVMLIGQQKGKTTQERMACHFGCAHPEGYRKALLKMRMAEKFGLPIVTFIDTPGAYPGLGSETRGVAEAIAVNLREMARLRTPIICIVIGEGGSGGALGIGVGDRIAMLEHAWYSVISPEGCAAILWKETNEKTKYAAAEALNLTARDNLRNGIIDAIIPEPLGGAHRDPAGAAANLQTWIIEQIRDLKRFKPETLVKRRYERFRSLGAVAYAASEA
- a CDS encoding pyridoxal phosphate-dependent aminotransferase, whose protein sequence is MSTIARGSVLSDRVAALKPSSTLAVSARVNALKAQGVDVIGFGAGEPDFDTPANIKQAAIDALLAGKTRYTPTPGPMEARQAIAAKLTRENGIDCKPEHIIITVGAKHAMYMAMQALVNPGDEVIILTPAWVSYRPMIELAGGVPVEVPGAIERGFKVTPEQIDAAITPATVAIVINSPSNPCGIAYTPGELRAIAAVLERHPHVTIITDEIYERLRYDGERHLSLGSLSALTDRVVTINGLSKAYAMTGWRIGYLCAPGQGGRLIKAVSSLQDQLTSNITSFSYAAVVEALTNGDAAVIAMRDAFARRAALMHDQVAAMPMLRCPKPTGAFYVFPDVRAYLGRVSPAGRRLESACDFAEALLEEARVAVVPGEDFGRCAGTHVRLSFACGESQIREGCGRIRGWLERFQ
- a CDS encoding MBL fold metallo-hydrolase is translated as MSESRPAGQTASNRESLVICPLDYPPPDPPDSMIHLQRINQIQPERPVMLTRRRFVAWSLAAGSAAALPRFVRGGTWTAQPAPQGLDVKQVREGMHAILGGGGNSLVIRTGEGGILIDTKLPQVVTNLHAHVKELLGEPPAIVINTHHHGDHVGGNYAFHEQASIVGHANIRPRLQDTIDGWIRNTLRQMASQARQNGDEAAAERLVKQAEELSLDHFAADESYEKEHLVERGRHRLTMRHITPGHTDNDSIIHFPEHNMVHMGDLLFHRVHPFMDVGAGSNSRGWRDCLRAAIRLCDEKTIVVPGHGEITDLAGIQSQIHYFERLEETARQAIKDGVSREDVRNIAIDEFASYGGGRLGANLQAVYDEVKAAG
- the hpt gene encoding hypoxanthine phosphoribosyltransferase, which produces MREDLDQILITRDAIAARVRELGAQITADLRTASNAGGLVIVPVLKGSIIFVADLIRELPLRVRMSLITVSSYPGRSTTTRGPVIRGEVSRVLDGRHVLIVDDILDSGRTIRLLRDEIAARSPLSIRTCVLLRKQIPSALETPCEYVGFDIPDVFVVGYGLDYDDYYRNLPEIGTLKREAMG
- a CDS encoding NAD(P)H-dependent oxidoreductase, with the translated sequence MPAPRILAFAGSVRKDSWNRKVLEIAASGARAAGAEVMVINLADYPMPLYDADWEAIHRLPEGTKRLQEVMATHHGYLIACPEYNSSITPLLKNTIDWTTRGPDGRGNLQYWHGRTAGLVAASGGALGGLRVLRHVREILGNIGVLVIPDQRAASGVDKVFDAEGRMTDDRLRQGLEAVGARLAQVTAKLL
- a CDS encoding NAD-dependent isocitrate dehydrogenase, whose translation is MPQTVVVIPGDGIGPEVTEAVQRVLKAAGTPIEWVERRAGVAAIEAGEKDVLPASTTDAILKHGVALKGPCTTPVGGGFSSVNVALRKQLNLYAAVRPVRSMDGVPTRFSGVDLVVIRENTEGLYSGIENVITPGVVTSLKVATEEACRRIARFAIHYAVTRGRKKITVFHKANIMKLSDGLFIRCAREEHARSGASIAYEEVIIDAGCMRLVQEPSRFDVILCENLYGDVLSDLCAGLVGGLGVTPGANYGDRQAVFEAVHGSAPDIAGKGVANPLALLMSAVMMLNHVGETRGLPEFTAIAARIRQAYNAALVAGEKTRDLGGVLDTRGFADAVIRRL
- a CDS encoding Gfo/Idh/MocA family oxidoreductase; the protein is MSRALNIALIGSKFMGRAHSNAWGAVNRFFDLPRQAVLHTVCARNGADTEAFARRWGWSNWTTDFHALLRDKDIHLIDIGTPNHVHREQAYAALEAGKHVCCEKPLAGTLDDARAMRDMALRCRRHGQQTFVWFNYRRCPATALAHQLVAEGRLGRIFHVRACYLQDWGGPDTPLLWRFQSKLAGSGAHGDLNAHIIDLARFITGDEIIEVVGAIEETFIRQRDIVESAGGEISGKGAAKSKARKGRSDVDDAVLFLTRFKNGAVGSFEATRLATGNQNRNTIEVNGEKGSIRFDFERMNELEWWDNTLEPRVRGWSRIMCTTGGAHPYAEAYWPPAHLIGYEHCFTSMAADIIRLISDKKPVVPMPDFDDAYQTQRVLHAAILSARERAAVRLSEVK
- a CDS encoding PH domain-containing protein, encoding MTNRHDQRDRVGDDSGHLGAVTPGDPRQSPRVANAGVNGGEAVFGRPAEAAVADLVSGDEIILLLLRPSILFVPLSSLGAVAGILIVMMLGAYLTKITWIPWADAHAFTLGALAIVLRLVWQTFEWWNRLYVLTDRRLIRRMGVIRVAIFEAPLSSIQHTSVFISMRERVCGLGSIGFATAGSDTYDAFWSMIARPYQAHKVVVEAIRRYGRNHGRGGV
- a CDS encoding peptide chain release factor 2, with translation MKDRAALQERMNGADFWNNPVQAQKVIAEFKTLKAQTEGLEEIIRQFDDVKVGYELAREAEDADLLAEADETLFQLQTQMEKVELQSLLSGKHDHRNCFVSIQAGDGGTEADDWAAMLDRMYLYYWAKMGWKVEEINRNPGTETGISEVTYLVKGPYAFGYMSCERGTHRLARVSPFNAQGKRQTSFATVDVTPEFDEMNVEIDMNEVEITPFVRASGPGGQNVNKVASAIRVVHKPTGIMIVSSTYRDQPQNKKQALSILQAKLEQIEEEKRAAELNEATGGKVDRGWGTQIRSYVIYDNRVKDHRTGYEVGNPQSVLDGEIEGFIDAELKRRRAEKEASRQTVKA